The DNA window GTCGCGCAGCGGGTCCGCGTCCAGGACGACGAGGTCTGCCGCCCGGCCCGGCTCGACCGTGCCGATCCCGTCCGCGAGGCCCAGCGCCCGCGCGGGCCCGGCCGTGGCCGCCCGGAGCGCCTCCGCGGCGCCGAGGCCCGCCCCGGCCAGCTGCTCGATCTCCTCGTGGAGGCCGTCCGCGTGCGCGCTGCCCGCGAGGACCGGCACCCCGCGGCGGTGCAGCTCCGCGACCAGGTGCAGGCGGTGGGCGCGGATCCCCCGGAGGTACGGGGTGTCGGTTTCCCGGTCCTCCAGGGACCGGTGTGCGGCGAGGGACGGGGCGACCCAGGTGGCATTGGCGGCCAGGCGGTCGAAGAGCCGGTCGGCACGGTCGGGGTAGTAGGACCGTACGGCCGTCCACTCCAGGCGCCGGATCTGCCGGAGCCAGTCGCGGTACCGGCCGGGGTGGCCGTCGATGCGCCCGGAGTTCCCGGCGGTCCGGGAGCCGGCGGTCCCGGTGCCGGTGCGTGCGGTGTCGATGCGCGAGGTGTCGATGCGCGCGAGGCCGTGCCGGATCTCCTCGTCCCGCGTGGAGGTGGCCAGCAGGAGCGCGTAGAGGTGCTCGACGATCCGCTGCCCGGCATCGGACGCCTCCGCGAGCGGCACCGCGTCCGGGCAGTGACCTCCGTACGGGATGTGGCGGATGCGGGCCTCTTCGGCCAGGGCGAGATACGCCGCCCGCGACAACCGCGGGTGCACGCCCACGAACGCCGCGCCGCCGGCCGCGGCCCTGCGCACGGCCCGGCGGGCCGCCGCCTCGTCGCGCGCTTCGACGGACCCCGGCCACAGGGCGGGCGAGCCGTCGACGGGCGGGCTGCCGGGCCCCGCGACGGTCGTCACCCCATTCCGTGCGGATTTCAGTGCGGACAGCCGTGCCGCAGCCTCTCCTGACGGGCCGTCCGCTGCGGCGCCACTGCCGGACACGTGCACCGCGATCAGGCCCGGGATGACGTACTTGCCGCGGAGGTCCACCACGCGGGCGTCCGGAGGCTCCGGCACCTCGGCGGTCCGGCCGACCGCCTCGATGCGGCCGTCACGGACGAGGACGGTCATGCCCGGGCGGGGCGGCTGGGCGCCGGGGGCCGCGATCAGCGTCGCGTGGGTGAGGGCGAGGGGCTGTGGCGGGCCGCCGTGCGGTGTTGCCGCGCGGGCTTGCCGGTGCTCCGTGCCGCCGAGGGCGAGTGCACCGCTGAGTGCGGCCGTACCGCCGAATGCGGCCACGCCGCCGAGGAACCGGCGCCTGCCGGGGGCCCACGCCCCTGCGTCCTCCGACGCCTCCGGTCCCTCCCGCATCCGTCCGCCTCCCGGCTAGCCGACGAGGGCGCGGTGCGGCCACCGCGCGCGGGCCTGTTCCTCGGAGCGCATGAGCGCGAACGTCGGCAGACCCTGGGCCGTGCCCTCCGCGACGAGATCCGGGAGGGCGGGCGCGGGCGCGACGGCGGCCACGTCATCCAGCACCAGGGTCAGTGGTGGGTCGAGCCGACCGGCAGATGACCGTCCGGCCATGCCCCGGCCGCGCTCGACCACGCTTGAGACGAGTGCGGTCAGCAGGGGCATCGCACCCGGGCGGGTGCGGGGATCCTCAATCGCCTCACCCACCACGTACAGGGTTCCCCCCTCGGCGACAAATGATTCCCATGCCAGGGAATCGGCCCGATTTGGATTGCATGCATCGCGGACGTGGACGGACGACAGTGCGCCGAGCGCACGCGCGGTCAGTTCCTGTGCGACTTCGCGCCGTTGGGGGTGCCCGGTGAGCGCCGACTCCAGCTCGCCGGCCGCGCCGCCCGCCGCCTTGACGTGCGTCCGCAGGATCCGTACGGGCTCGTGCGCCGCCGTGCCCTGTGCCCAGCGCAGTACCTGGCGGAACGGCCGGCCGTCCACGGCGGCGGCGTGCAGCCAGCAGCGCAGCAGCGTCTCCGCGGTGTCCGCGGTGGCCGAGTCGAGGGCGCTGAGCGGGCGTACGGGCGCGAGCAGGGCGGCCGCGCGGGCGGCGGCCGTATCCCGGGCCGTGCAGCCCGCGACGGGGGAC is part of the Streptomyces roseifaciens genome and encodes:
- a CDS encoding amidohydrolase family protein — encoded protein: MREGPEASEDAGAWAPGRRRFLGGVAAFGGTAALSGALALGGTEHRQARAATPHGGPPQPLALTHATLIAAPGAQPPRPGMTVLVRDGRIEAVGRTAEVPEPPDARVVDLRGKYVIPGLIAVHVSGSGAAADGPSGEAAARLSALKSARNGVTTVAGPGSPPVDGSPALWPGSVEARDEAAARRAVRRAAAGGAAFVGVHPRLSRAAYLALAEEARIRHIPYGGHCPDAVPLAEASDAGQRIVEHLYALLLATSTRDEEIRHGLARIDTSRIDTARTGTGTAGSRTAGNSGRIDGHPGRYRDWLRQIRRLEWTAVRSYYPDRADRLFDRLAANATWVAPSLAAHRSLEDRETDTPYLRGIRAHRLHLVAELHRRGVPVLAGSAHADGLHEEIEQLAGAGLGAAEALRAATAGPARALGLADGIGTVEPGRAADLVVLDADPLRDITAVRRIASVVVRGRLITE